One Burkholderia sp. PAMC 26561 genomic window carries:
- the nuoH gene encoding NADH-quinone oxidoreductase subunit NuoH — protein sequence MGLFDTINAGGTQILGVAWPTVWAVIRILVVSVVILLCVAYLILWERKLIGWMHVRLGPNRVGPLGLLQPIADVLKLLLKEVIQPTQASRWIYLIAPIMTVVPAFAVWAVIPFQAKAVLGDINAGLLYVMAISSIGVYGVILAGWASNSKYAFLGAMRAAAQMVSYEISMGFALVVVLMVTGSLNMSAIVVSQEHGIFANWGINFLSWNWLPLLPMFVVYFISGIAETNRHPFDVVEGESEIVAGHMIDYSGMAFALFFLAEYINMIVISAIASTLFLGGWSAPFGFLSFIPGIFWFVLKIFFLLSVFIWARATFPRYRYDQIMRLGWKIFLPVSVVWVVVVGFWIMSPLNIWK from the coding sequence ATGGGCTTGTTCGATACGATCAACGCAGGCGGGACGCAGATCCTCGGTGTCGCCTGGCCCACGGTGTGGGCTGTCATCCGCATTCTCGTGGTGTCGGTGGTGATCCTGCTGTGCGTCGCGTACCTGATTCTGTGGGAACGCAAGCTCATCGGTTGGATGCACGTGCGTCTTGGCCCGAATCGCGTGGGTCCGCTCGGACTCCTGCAGCCGATCGCCGATGTGCTGAAGCTGTTGCTGAAGGAAGTGATTCAGCCGACGCAAGCGAGCCGCTGGATCTACCTGATCGCGCCGATCATGACCGTGGTTCCCGCGTTCGCGGTGTGGGCGGTGATTCCGTTCCAGGCGAAAGCGGTGCTGGGCGACATCAACGCCGGCCTGCTCTATGTGATGGCGATTTCGTCCATCGGCGTGTATGGCGTGATCCTGGCCGGCTGGGCATCGAACTCGAAGTACGCGTTCCTTGGCGCCATGCGCGCCGCGGCGCAGATGGTGTCGTACGAAATCTCGATGGGCTTTGCGCTCGTCGTCGTGCTGATGGTCACGGGCAGCCTGAACATGTCGGCTATCGTGGTCTCGCAGGAACACGGCATCTTCGCGAACTGGGGTATCAACTTCCTCTCGTGGAACTGGTTGCCGCTCCTGCCCATGTTCGTCGTGTACTTCATCTCGGGCATTGCCGAAACGAACCGTCACCCGTTCGACGTGGTGGAAGGCGAGTCGGAAATCGTCGCGGGTCACATGATCGATTATTCGGGCATGGCGTTCGCGCTGTTCTTCCTGGCCGAGTACATCAACATGATCGTGATCTCGGCGATCGCATCGACGTTGTTCCTTGGTGGCTGGAGCGCGCCGTTTGGTTTCCTGTCCTTCATCCCGGGCATTTTCTGGTTCGTGCTGAAGATCTTCTTCCTGCTGTCCGTGTTCATCTGGGCCCGTGCGACGTTCCCGCGTTATCGCTACGACCAGATCATGCGTCTTGGCTGGAAAATCTTTCTGCCGGTGTCGGTGGTGTGGGTGGTCGTGGTCGGGTTCTGGATCATGTCACCGCTGAACATCTGGAAATAA
- the nuoK gene encoding NADH-quinone oxidoreductase subunit NuoK, which translates to MLSLAHYLVLGAILFAISIVGIFLNRRNVIIILMAIELMLLAVNTNFVAFSHYLGDIHGQIFVFFVLTVAAAEAAIGLAILVTLFRSLDTINVEDLDQLKG; encoded by the coding sequence ATGTTGAGTCTTGCCCATTACCTTGTGCTCGGCGCGATCCTGTTCGCGATCAGCATTGTCGGTATTTTCCTGAACCGACGTAACGTGATCATCATCCTGATGGCGATCGAACTGATGCTGTTGGCGGTCAATACGAACTTCGTCGCGTTCTCGCACTATCTCGGCGACATCCACGGCCAGATTTTTGTGTTCTTCGTATTGACGGTCGCGGCGGCTGAAGCGGCCATCGGTCTCGCGATTCTGGTCACGTTGTTCCGTAGCCTCGACACGATCAACGTCGAAGATCTCGATCAGCTCAAAGGTTAA
- a CDS encoding DUF2818 family protein, producing MSAAGWFIVLLALVGANLPFANQRIFAVVPIKATKKSPWIRLAELIVLYFVVGALGFMLEARAGNRFEQGWQFYAVTFSLFLVLAFPGFAFQYLVKRR from the coding sequence ATGTCGGCTGCGGGCTGGTTTATCGTGTTGTTGGCGCTGGTCGGCGCCAACCTTCCGTTTGCGAATCAACGCATCTTCGCCGTCGTGCCAATCAAGGCAACGAAGAAAAGCCCGTGGATTCGCCTCGCGGAATTGATCGTGCTTTATTTTGTCGTGGGCGCGCTCGGCTTTATGCTTGAGGCGCGTGCCGGAAACCGTTTTGAGCAGGGCTGGCAGTTTTACGCCGTGACGTTCAGCCTCTTTCTTGTGCTCGCGTTCCCCGGTTTCGCTTTCCAATATCTCGTCAAGCGCCGCTGA
- the nuoG gene encoding NADH-quinone oxidoreductase subunit NuoG, with protein MVELEIDGKSVEVPEGSMVIQAAHKVDTYIPHFCYHKKLSIAANCRMCLVEVEKMPKAVPACATPVSAGMIVRTKSDKAIKAQQSVMEFLLINHPLDCPICDQGGECQLQDLAVGYGKSQSRYNEEKRVVFHKNVGPLISMEEMTRCIHCTRCVRFGQEVAGVMELGMLGRGEHSEITSFVGKTVDSELSGNMIDLCPVGALTSKPFRYSARTWELSRRKSISPHDSVGANLVVQVKNNRVMRVLPMENESINECWISDKDRFSYESLNGDDRLTQPMLKQGGKWIETDWQTALEYVAKGIKGITADHGANQIAALATPHSTVEELYLLKQFAEGVGTPNVDFRLRQSDFSAPVSDSAPWLGMKIADLTNIDTAFVVGSFLRRDHPLFAARLRQAAKGGAKLTFLNATNDDSLIPAAHRVVAAPSEWLAHLGSIAAAVSEARGVAAPEAFAGIEASAAAKDIAASLSAGDKRVLLLGNSAVQHPQFAQIHAVCQWIADETGATLGYLTEAANTVGAHLVDALPGEGGLNAREAFEQPRKGYVLFNVEPAFDTANPAQALAALKQAEMVVALSAFKHGSDYADVLLPIAPFTETSGTFVNAEGTAQTFNGVVRPLGETRPGWKVLRVLGSILGLKGFEFDTAEEVRDAALGKGDLSSRLSNKSSVAIKPVTKAALNEGSFERLADTPIYHADALSRRAESLHLTAAARDANVAALPTSLFEKLGLKDGDAVRVAQGGLSVTLPAVRDANLAESVVRVSAGTPAGAALGALFGELVVEKA; from the coding sequence ATGGTTGAATTAGAAATCGACGGCAAAAGTGTAGAAGTGCCTGAAGGCAGCATGGTGATCCAGGCTGCGCATAAGGTCGATACATACATTCCTCACTTCTGCTATCACAAGAAACTGTCGATCGCGGCGAACTGCCGGATGTGCCTGGTCGAAGTAGAGAAAATGCCGAAGGCGGTTCCCGCGTGTGCCACGCCGGTATCGGCGGGCATGATCGTGCGTACGAAGTCGGACAAGGCGATCAAGGCGCAGCAGTCCGTCATGGAATTCCTGCTGATCAATCACCCGCTCGATTGCCCGATCTGCGATCAGGGTGGTGAATGCCAGTTGCAGGACTTGGCGGTGGGTTACGGCAAGTCGCAGTCGCGCTACAACGAAGAAAAGCGCGTGGTGTTCCACAAGAACGTCGGACCACTGATCTCCATGGAAGAGATGACGCGCTGCATCCATTGCACGCGTTGCGTCCGTTTCGGTCAGGAAGTTGCCGGCGTGATGGAGCTCGGCATGCTGGGTCGCGGCGAGCACTCGGAAATCACGTCGTTCGTTGGCAAGACGGTCGATTCGGAACTGTCGGGCAACATGATCGACCTGTGCCCGGTCGGCGCGTTGACGAGCAAGCCGTTCCGCTACAGCGCCCGTACGTGGGAACTGTCGCGCCGCAAGTCGATCAGCCCGCACGATTCGGTCGGCGCCAATCTGGTCGTACAGGTGAAGAACAACCGCGTGATGCGCGTCCTGCCGATGGAAAACGAATCCATCAACGAATGCTGGATCTCGGACAAGGATCGCTTCTCGTACGAATCGCTGAACGGCGACGACCGTCTCACGCAGCCCATGCTCAAGCAAGGCGGCAAGTGGATCGAGACCGACTGGCAAACGGCGCTGGAGTACGTGGCGAAGGGCATCAAGGGTATTACGGCTGACCATGGCGCGAATCAGATCGCTGCTTTGGCTACGCCGCACAGCACCGTTGAAGAACTCTATCTGCTGAAGCAGTTTGCCGAAGGCGTGGGTACGCCGAACGTCGATTTCCGTCTGCGCCAGAGCGACTTCTCTGCGCCGGTTTCGGACAGCGCGCCGTGGCTTGGCATGAAGATCGCAGATCTGACGAATATCGACACGGCGTTCGTCGTGGGTTCGTTCCTGCGTCGCGATCATCCGCTTTTCGCCGCACGTCTGCGTCAGGCCGCCAAGGGCGGCGCAAAGCTCACGTTCCTGAACGCGACGAACGACGATTCGCTGATTCCCGCTGCGCATCGCGTAGTGGCAGCGCCTTCAGAATGGCTCGCGCACCTGGGCAGCATTGCTGCTGCAGTGTCCGAAGCACGTGGCGTTGCTGCACCGGAAGCGTTCGCTGGCATCGAGGCATCGGCGGCGGCCAAGGACATCGCTGCATCCCTGTCGGCCGGCGACAAGCGTGTCCTGCTGCTCGGCAACAGCGCGGTTCAGCATCCGCAGTTCGCGCAGATCCATGCTGTTTGCCAGTGGATCGCGGACGAGACGGGCGCAACGCTGGGTTATCTGACTGAAGCTGCAAATACGGTTGGCGCGCATCTCGTCGATGCACTGCCGGGCGAAGGCGGCCTGAACGCACGCGAAGCGTTCGAGCAGCCGCGCAAGGGTTACGTGCTGTTCAACGTCGAACCTGCATTCGATACCGCCAACCCCGCTCAAGCGCTCGCCGCATTGAAGCAGGCCGAAATGGTTGTCGCGTTGTCGGCGTTCAAGCACGGCTCGGATTACGCCGACGTGCTGCTGCCGATCGCACCGTTCACGGAAACATCGGGCACGTTCGTCAACGCCGAAGGTACAGCGCAGACGTTTAACGGCGTCGTGCGTCCGCTGGGCGAAACGCGTCCAGGCTGGAAAGTATTGCGTGTGCTGGGCAGCATCCTGGGCCTGAAGGGTTTCGAATTCGATACCGCCGAAGAAGTCCGCGACGCAGCATTGGGCAAGGGCGATCTGAGTTCGCGCCTGTCGAACAAGAGCAGCGTGGCGATCAAGCCGGTGACGAAGGCTGCATTGAACGAAGGCAGTTTCGAGCGCCTCGCCGACACGCCGATCTATCATGCCGACGCATTGTCGCGTCGCGCCGAATCGCTGCATCTGACGGCTGCCGCGCGCGACGCCAATGTGGCTGCGCTGCCGACGTCGCTGTTCGAAAAACTCGGTCTGAAAGACGGCGATGCCGTGCGCGTCGCTCAAGGCGGTCTCTCGGTCACGCTGCCGGCCGTTCGCGACGCGAATCTGGCGGAAAGCGTAGTGCGTGTATCGGCGGGAACGCCGGCCGGTGCAGCGCTCGGGGCTCTGTTCGGTGAACTGGTAGTGGAGAAGGCGTAA
- the nuoI gene encoding NADH-quinone oxidoreductase subunit NuoI: MNALQNFFKTFFLTELLKGLALTGGYLFQRKVTVQFPEEKTPISPRFRGLHALRRYENGEERCIACKLCEAVCPALAITIESETRADNTRRTTRYDIDLTKCIFCGFCEESCPVDSIVETHILEYHGEKRGDLYFTKDMLLAVGDRYETEIAAAKAADAPYR, encoded by the coding sequence ATGAACGCATTACAGAATTTCTTTAAAACCTTTTTCCTGACCGAGTTGCTGAAGGGTCTTGCGCTGACTGGCGGCTATTTGTTCCAGCGCAAGGTGACGGTTCAGTTCCCGGAAGAGAAGACCCCGATCTCCCCGCGTTTTCGAGGCCTGCATGCATTGCGCCGGTACGAGAACGGCGAAGAACGCTGCATCGCATGCAAGCTGTGTGAAGCCGTGTGCCCGGCGCTTGCAATCACCATCGAATCAGAAACGCGCGCCGACAATACGCGTCGAACCACGCGCTATGACATCGATTTGACCAAGTGCATCTTCTGCGGTTTCTGTGAAGAAAGCTGCCCGGTCGATTCGATTGTCGAAACGCATATCCTCGAGTATCACGGCGAGAAACGCGGCGACCTGTATTTCACGAAAGACATGTTGCTGGCAGTGGGCGACCGTTATGAAACGGAGATTGCTGCTGCGAAGGCTGCTGACGCGCCTTATCGGTAA
- a CDS encoding NADH-quinone oxidoreductase subunit M, translating to MHSFPILSLAIWLPIIVGILVLAVGNDSNPAPSRWLALIGSILGLIVTIPLITGFDNSSAALQFEENVSWIQRFNISYHLGVDGLSMWFVVLTALITVITVIAAWEVITVRVSQYLAAFLILSGLMIGVFSTADGMLFYVFFEATLIPMYIIIGVWGGANRVYAAFKFFLYTLMGSLLMLIALLYLYTQTHTFDIATWHALKIGFTPQILLFIAFFMAFAVKVPMWPVHTWLPDAHVEAPTGGSVVLAAIMLKLGAYGFIRFSLPIAPDASHFLAPVVITLSLIAVIYIGFVALVQEDMKKLVAYSSIAHMGFVTLGFFIFSTLGMEGAIIQMISHGFVSGAMFLCIGVLYDRMHSRRISDYGGVVNVMPKFAAFAMLFAMANCGLPGTSGFVGEFMVILAAVKFNFWIGFLATFTLVLGAAYTLWMYKRVHFGAIANENVAKLKDISKREFFMLAVLAVFTLYMGLYPKPFTDVMHASVENLLSHVAQSKLPLAQ from the coding sequence ATGCACTCTTTTCCAATCCTTAGTCTCGCGATCTGGTTACCGATCATTGTCGGTATCCTTGTACTGGCGGTAGGCAATGACAGCAATCCGGCGCCGTCGCGCTGGCTTGCACTGATCGGCTCGATCCTGGGCCTGATCGTCACCATTCCCTTGATTACCGGCTTCGACAATTCATCGGCTGCGCTGCAGTTCGAAGAAAACGTGAGCTGGATCCAGCGCTTCAACATCTCGTATCACCTGGGTGTCGACGGTCTTTCAATGTGGTTTGTCGTGCTGACCGCGTTGATCACCGTCATCACGGTGATCGCGGCATGGGAAGTCATCACGGTGCGCGTGTCGCAGTACCTGGCTGCGTTCCTGATCTTGTCGGGCCTGATGATCGGCGTGTTCTCGACCGCCGACGGCATGTTGTTCTACGTGTTCTTCGAAGCCACGCTGATTCCGATGTACATCATCATCGGTGTGTGGGGCGGGGCGAACCGGGTCTATGCCGCGTTCAAGTTCTTCCTGTACACGCTGATGGGCTCGTTGCTGATGCTGATCGCGTTGCTGTACCTGTACACGCAGACGCACACGTTCGATATCGCCACCTGGCATGCATTGAAGATCGGCTTCACGCCGCAGATATTGCTGTTCATCGCGTTCTTCATGGCCTTCGCCGTGAAGGTGCCGATGTGGCCGGTCCACACGTGGTTGCCTGACGCCCACGTGGAAGCGCCGACGGGCGGCTCGGTCGTGCTGGCCGCGATCATGCTGAAGCTCGGCGCGTACGGTTTCATCCGCTTCTCGTTGCCCATCGCGCCGGATGCCAGCCATTTCCTGGCGCCCGTGGTGATCACGCTGTCGTTGATCGCGGTGATCTACATCGGCTTCGTGGCGCTGGTGCAGGAAGACATGAAGAAGCTGGTCGCGTATTCGTCGATTGCGCACATGGGCTTCGTCACGCTCGGTTTCTTCATCTTCAGCACGCTCGGCATGGAAGGCGCGATCATCCAGATGATTTCGCATGGCTTCGTCTCGGGCGCGATGTTCCTGTGTATCGGCGTGCTGTATGACCGCATGCACTCGCGCCGGATCTCGGATTACGGCGGCGTGGTCAACGTCATGCCCAAGTTTGCGGCATTCGCCATGTTGTTCGCGATGGCCAACTGCGGCCTGCCAGGTACGTCGGGTTTTGTCGGCGAGTTCATGGTGATCCTGGCTGCAGTGAAGTTCAACTTCTGGATCGGTTTCCTGGCAACGTTCACGCTGGTTCTCGGCGCGGCGTACACGCTGTGGATGTACAAGCGCGTGCACTTCGGCGCGATTGCCAATGAAAACGTCGCCAAGCTGAAGGACATCAGCAAGCGCGAATTCTTCATGCTGGCCGTGCTTGCTGTATTTACGCTGTACATGGGCCTGTACCCGAAGCCTTTCACCGATGTGATGCACGCATCCGTGGAAAATCTCCTCTCCCACGTCGCGCAGTCGAAACTGCCGCTGGCCCAGTAA
- the nuoN gene encoding NADH-quinone oxidoreductase subunit NuoN produces the protein MQNAPMSALLPDGLLMLMVVVVWLNDTIYGVKSRQTSYFISVISTIVVGLWFAVQALDPTPHYFFTRMYVVDPFASAMKAVVTLGFAVSIIYSRKYLEDRDLFRGDFFLLGLFSLLGQCVMISGNNFLTLYLGLELMSLSLYAVIALRKDSPQANESAMKYYVLGALASGFLLYGISMLYGATGSLELNEVAKAIATGRINDAVLLFGVIFVVAGIAFKMGAVPFHMWVPDVYQGAPTAMTLITGGGPKAAAFAWGLRFLVMALLPLAVDWQEMLVILAALSLIVGNVTGIVQKNIKRMLAYSAISNMGFVLLGMLAGVVEGKADGAAGAYSSAMFYSIIYLITTLGTFGVIMLLARKDFEAETLDDFKGLNQRSPVFAFVMMIMMFSLAGIPPMVGFYAKLAVLEATMNAGLTWLAVLAVMSSLVGAFYYLRIVKLMYFDAPTDASPIVADNLKRALLAFNGLAVLVLGIVPGPLMNACLTAITHTLPFQL, from the coding sequence ATGCAAAATGCCCCAATGAGTGCCCTGTTACCCGATGGACTGCTGATGTTGATGGTCGTCGTAGTGTGGTTGAACGACACCATCTACGGCGTGAAGAGCCGGCAAACGTCCTATTTCATCTCGGTCATTTCGACGATCGTGGTCGGCCTGTGGTTCGCCGTCCAGGCACTCGATCCCACGCCGCATTATTTCTTCACGCGCATGTACGTCGTCGATCCGTTCGCCAGCGCAATGAAAGCGGTGGTGACGCTCGGCTTCGCGGTATCGATCATCTATTCGCGCAAGTATCTTGAAGATCGCGATCTGTTCCGCGGTGACTTCTTCCTGCTCGGCCTGTTCTCGCTGCTCGGCCAGTGCGTGATGATCTCGGGCAACAACTTCCTGACGCTGTATCTCGGGCTGGAACTGATGTCGTTGTCGCTGTACGCGGTGATCGCGTTGCGAAAGGACTCGCCGCAGGCCAACGAATCCGCAATGAAGTATTACGTCCTTGGCGCGCTGGCTTCCGGTTTCCTGCTCTACGGCATCTCGATGCTCTACGGCGCGACCGGTTCGCTTGAACTGAACGAAGTGGCGAAGGCCATTGCAACTGGCCGTATCAACGACGCGGTGCTGCTGTTCGGCGTGATCTTCGTTGTCGCGGGTATTGCGTTCAAGATGGGCGCGGTGCCATTCCATATGTGGGTGCCTGACGTTTATCAGGGCGCACCGACTGCCATGACGCTGATCACTGGTGGCGGCCCGAAGGCTGCGGCCTTCGCGTGGGGTCTGCGTTTCCTGGTGATGGCGCTGTTGCCGCTGGCAGTCGACTGGCAAGAGATGCTGGTGATCCTTGCCGCGCTGTCGCTGATCGTGGGTAACGTCACGGGTATCGTGCAGAAGAACATCAAGCGGATGCTGGCTTACTCGGCAATCTCGAACATGGGCTTCGTGCTGCTGGGCATGCTCGCGGGCGTGGTCGAAGGCAAGGCCGATGGCGCGGCCGGTGCCTACAGCTCGGCGATGTTCTACAGCATCATCTACCTGATCACCACGCTCGGTACCTTCGGCGTGATCATGCTGCTGGCGCGCAAGGACTTCGAAGCCGAAACGCTCGATGACTTCAAGGGCCTGAACCAGCGTAGCCCGGTGTTCGCGTTCGTGATGATGATCATGATGTTCTCACTCGCTGGCATCCCGCCGATGGTCGGGTTCTACGCCAAGCTCGCGGTGCTGGAAGCGACCATGAACGCCGGTCTTACGTGGCTTGCAGTGCTCGCCGTGATGTCGTCGCTGGTGGGGGCGTTCTACTACCTGCGTATCGTCAAGCTGATGTACTTCGATGCACCGACGGACGCATCGCCGATCGTCGCCGACAACCTCAAGCGCGCGCTGCTCGCGTTCAACGGTCTTGCGGTGCTCGTGCTCGGCATTGTGCCGGGTCCGTTGATGAACGCTTGCCTGACGGCGATCACCCATACCTTGCCGTTCCAGTTGTAA
- a CDS encoding NADH-quinone oxidoreductase subunit J — MEFTTVLFYIFALLLVISALKVITSRNPVSSALFLVLAFFNAAAIWMLLEAEFLAILLVLVYVGAVMVLFLFVVMMLDINLDVLHRDFKKFVPIASIVGAIIIIETALILWHGYGATVTPVRDAMLVNGVGSGVGPNEVMSNSHLIGKVIYTDYIFAFEIAGLILLVAIIAAISLTIREKKDNKRQSVSEQVKVRAKDRVRIVKMKSEQEAPDAATNPPVTGNAGAGTVDNKG; from the coding sequence ATGGAATTCACGACCGTACTGTTTTACATCTTCGCGCTGCTGCTGGTTATTTCGGCGCTGAAGGTGATCACTTCGCGCAACCCGGTGTCATCCGCGCTGTTTCTCGTGCTTGCGTTCTTCAACGCGGCCGCGATCTGGATGCTGCTCGAAGCCGAATTCCTCGCCATCTTGCTGGTTCTCGTCTATGTCGGCGCGGTCATGGTGCTGTTCCTGTTCGTGGTGATGATGCTGGACATCAACCTCGACGTGCTGCACCGCGACTTCAAGAAATTCGTGCCTATAGCGAGCATCGTGGGCGCGATCATCATCATCGAGACCGCTTTGATCCTGTGGCACGGCTATGGCGCGACGGTCACGCCGGTGCGCGACGCGATGCTGGTCAACGGGGTAGGTTCCGGCGTGGGTCCGAACGAAGTGATGTCGAATTCGCACCTGATCGGCAAGGTCATCTACACCGACTACATCTTCGCGTTTGAAATCGCGGGCCTGATCCTGCTGGTCGCGATCATCGCGGCAATCTCGCTGACCATTCGCGAGAAGAAGGACAACAAGCGCCAGTCGGTGAGCGAACAGGTCAAGGTGCGTGCGAAAGATCGCGTGCGGATCGTGAAGATGAAGTCCGAGCAGGAAGCGCCGGATGCCGCGACCAATCCGCCCGTTACCGGCAACGCCGGCGCCGGCACGGTCGACAACAAAGGCTGA
- the nuoL gene encoding NADH-quinone oxidoreductase subunit L → MSTTLNENLLLAIPLAPLAGSLIAGLFGWKIGRRASHSITILGVAISLVLSCFVFLDVMKGASFNATIYEWMTVGPLKMEIGFLVDSLTAMMMVIVTFVSLMVHIYTIGYMADEETGYERFFSYISLFTFSMLMLVMSNNFLQLFFGWEAVGLVSYLLIGFYFTRPTAIYANMKAFLVNRVGDFGFLLGIGLLLAFAGSLNYGDVFAHRTQLAGMTFPGTDWGLLTVACICLFIGAMGKSAQFPLHVWLPDSMEGPTPISALIHAATMVTAGIFMVTRMSPLFELSDSALSFVTVIGAITALFMGFLGVVQNDIKRVVAYSTLSQLGYMTVALGVSAYPVAVFHLATHAFFKALLFLGAGSVIIGMHHDQDMRNMGGLRKYMPITWITSLLGSLALIGTPFFSGFYSKDSIIDAVKLSHLPGSGFAYFAVVASVFVTALYSFRMYFMVFHGKERFRGPKHPESPMGIEAAQHSHDAHGHDSHGHDDHGHGHGPHIPHETPWVITLPLILLAIPSVIIGALAIGPMLFGDFFAHGVVFDRVIFIGENHPALHEMAEEFHGWFAMGLHSVAGLPVWLALGGVVVSWFLYLKRTDLPGVIKQRFLPIYNLLDNKYYLDKINDVVFAKGAVAIGRGLWKEGDVAVIDGIVNGLAKFVGWFAGVIRFLQSGYIYHYAFAMIIGMLGLLTLFVTLGGK, encoded by the coding sequence ATGTCCACGACACTCAATGAAAACCTTCTGCTTGCGATTCCGCTGGCACCGCTTGCCGGTTCGCTGATCGCGGGGTTGTTCGGCTGGAAGATCGGGCGCCGCGCGTCGCACAGCATCACCATTCTTGGTGTGGCGATATCGCTGGTGCTTTCGTGTTTCGTCTTCCTCGACGTCATGAAGGGCGCGAGCTTCAACGCGACCATTTACGAATGGATGACGGTCGGCCCGCTCAAGATGGAGATCGGCTTCCTGGTCGACTCGCTGACCGCGATGATGATGGTGATCGTCACCTTCGTCTCGCTGATGGTGCACATCTACACGATCGGCTATATGGCCGATGAAGAAACGGGCTACGAGCGCTTCTTCTCCTACATCTCGCTCTTCACGTTCTCAATGCTGATGCTCGTGATGAGCAACAACTTCCTGCAGTTGTTCTTCGGCTGGGAAGCAGTGGGTCTCGTGTCGTACCTGCTGATCGGTTTCTACTTCACGCGCCCGACGGCCATCTACGCGAACATGAAGGCGTTCCTGGTCAACCGCGTGGGTGACTTCGGTTTCCTGCTCGGCATTGGCCTGTTGCTGGCGTTTGCCGGATCGCTGAACTACGGTGATGTCTTCGCGCACCGCACGCAACTGGCCGGCATGACCTTCCCGGGCACCGACTGGGGCTTGCTGACGGTTGCATGTATTTGCCTGTTCATTGGCGCAATGGGCAAGTCGGCGCAATTCCCGCTGCACGTGTGGCTGCCCGACTCCATGGAAGGCCCGACGCCTATCTCAGCACTGATCCACGCGGCAACCATGGTGACGGCCGGTATCTTCATGGTCACGCGCATGTCGCCGCTGTTCGAATTGTCGGACTCGGCGCTGTCGTTCGTGACGGTGATCGGCGCGATCACGGCGTTGTTCATGGGCTTCCTCGGCGTGGTCCAGAACGACATCAAGCGCGTGGTGGCTTACTCGACGCTCTCGCAGCTCGGCTACATGACGGTTGCGCTCGGCGTATCCGCTTATCCGGTTGCCGTGTTCCACCTGGCCACGCACGCATTCTTCAAGGCGCTGCTGTTCCTTGGCGCGGGTTCGGTGATCATCGGCATGCATCACGACCAGGACATGCGCAACATGGGCGGCCTGCGCAAGTACATGCCGATCACATGGATCACGTCGCTGCTCGGTTCGCTGGCGCTGATCGGTACGCCGTTCTTCTCGGGCTTCTATTCGAAAGATTCGATCATCGATGCCGTGAAACTCTCGCATCTGCCGGGTTCGGGTTTCGCGTACTTCGCGGTGGTTGCAAGCGTGTTCGTCACTGCGCTCTATTCGTTCCGTATGTACTTCATGGTTTTCCATGGCAAGGAGCGTTTCCGCGGTCCGAAGCATCCAGAAAGCCCAATGGGTATCGAAGCGGCCCAGCACAGCCACGATGCGCACGGACATGATTCGCACGGCCACGATGATCACGGCCATGGTCATGGTCCGCACATCCCGCATGAAACACCTTGGGTGATCACGCTGCCGCTGATCCTGCTGGCGATCCCATCGGTGATCATCGGTGCGCTGGCGATCGGCCCGATGTTGTTCGGCGACTTCTTCGCGCACGGCGTGGTGTTCGATCGTGTGATCTTCATTGGTGAAAACCATCCGGCGCTGCATGAAATGGCCGAGGAATTCCACGGCTGGTTTGCGATGGGCCTGCATTCGGTAGCGGGTCTGCCGGTGTGGCTCGCGCTTGGTGGCGTGGTGGTGTCGTGGTTCCTGTATCTCAAGCGTACGGATCTGCCGGGCGTGATCAAGCAACGCTTCCTGCCGATCTACAACTTGCTCGATAACAAGTATTACCTCGACAAGATCAACGATGTCGTATTTGCAAAGGGTGCGGTTGCCATTGGCCGCGGACTCTGGAAAGAAGGCGATGTCGCCGTCATCGACGGGATCGTCAACGGCCTCGCGAAGTTCGTCGGCTGGTTTGCCGGTGTGATTCGCTTCCTTCAATCCGGTTACATCTATCACTACGCGTTCGCCATGATCATTGGCATGTTGGGGCTCTTGACCCTGTTTGTAACGCTCGGCGGCAAATAA